The genome window GGCGAGATTATGGTAATAATCATTATTATGCACAGTTTGCTAACCCACGAGATGGTATTGCCGCTATGTCGCGACAATTAATGTTGGATGCAGAGCGAGGGCTGAATACGATTGATGGTTATATGCAAAAATATGCCCCATCAAAATCAGGTAATAATACTCAGGGTTACATTGATAGAGTTTCAAAAGGGACAGGGTTTGGTCCTTATGAACAGCTCAATATGCATGATCCTGATGTTCTAGCCAAAATCATCCCTCATATGATTAAAGTAGAAAACATTGAGCAACCTTATAGCTACGAGCAAATAAGAGAAGGTATTATGGATTCGATAACTGATGATCGATGGAAAGGGCTTAGAAATCCAACTAAGGTTATGGAACAGCGCGACATGATTGCATTGCGTGAAGAGCAAAAGAAATCTGAGCAACGCTCACAAATTGTTCCATCAATAAATACGGATAATCAAGCAACTCAAGCCGTTGATATGATCACTAATGCCTTATCTGAGGCGCTACAGCAAAATACTAAGTTGGAAATTACTGTTGTGAGTGGCGATAAAAAAACAACACAGTATTTGACACCTAAATCAAACGGTAAAATCACTGTCCCTATGGATATGCAGTAGATAAATTATTGTAAGCCGTGTTTACGGCTTTTTTCATTTCTGGAGTTCCCATGGCATTAATTAAAAACGCATTATCTTCTTTATTGGGAGAGGATAGCTCATGGTCATGGGCTGAACACTTACGACAAGCTTCATTTCGTGGTGTTCCCTTTGGTGTCATGTCAGGTGAAGGTGTTTTTGGTCGTCGTGTTGCAGTACATGAATACCCTTATCGAGATCAGGCGTGGGTTGAAGACTTAGGTCGCAGTACCCGACGAATTACAATTAAAGGTTTCTTAATTCAAGATAGCCTGGTCTATGACGCACCTGATGTATTTACCCAGCGTGATAATTTAATTGCGGCTTGTGAAGAAAGAAATACTGGCACATTAATTCATCCCACGCTTGGTGAATTGACAGTCAATATCACTGAAAGTGGACTTCGTATTAATGAAAATGCTGAAAATGGTCGTGTTTTTGAATTTGAGCTGGTGGTTATTGAATCGGGTTTAAAGGTTTTTGCGATCACTGAAGCTGAAAGCACGGGATTACTGACGTCTAAAAATTGGTTAAAAACAGCAACTACGACAGCGGCAAAATACATTGCATCAGTTAAAGGCGAAATGCGAACGATTACCCAAACCATCGAAACTATCAAAAATACAGCTGATTTTTGGGTGATGATGGCTACTAAAACCGTTAATGAGGCAACCAACCTTAGCGACTCTTTAGGGAGTATATTCGGTTCTGATCAATATGGTCGTTATCAAACAGGGACTCTAGGTGGTGCGGTTTCAGGTGCGACGGGAAGGAAAGTCATGACAGATTTATCTTCTGATGATAATGCCTTAATTGAAAAACAGTTAACTGCTGTAACTATTGATCGTGAAAATATTGAATCACAGCTAAATTTGGTGCTATTGGCAAAGGATCCTGAGCAATTTTGTCAAAGTATTCAAGACGTCATTTTGCAAATCATGGAAATGGCCAGCAGCATTGAGCGCCGCATGTTGTTGCTCTCTCAGTTATCCCAATTTGAGTACCCCAACCATCAAGAAGATAGTCAAAGCATCCGAATTACCCAATTAACAGTGACTTATTTATCTGTTGTTACTGCTGCTGCGGTAGCAACCCTTTCGACACAAACATTACCTAGCAGTAGTAATGAGGCGGCTAACCAACAACGTGAGGTATGTGCAGTGATTGATAATGCACTCACACAAGTAGGTGATCTTGCCATTGACGATGTTTATCAACTAGTTAATGAGATGCGTAGATCGGTTGTGACACAGTATGTCCATAAAGGCTCTGAAAGAGGACGGTTAGCGCTGTATTCGCTACCATCAACACTGAGTGCCTTACATATTGCTAATCGACTTTATCAAGATGCTAGCCGCAGTGATGAGTTGGTGATGGAGGTTGAACCAAGGCACCCTGCTTTTATGCCAAACCAATTTAAGGCATTGAAAAAATGAGTGAAAAAAATGTGAATGAAGTTTCTTTGCTGATTAATGGTAAGCGTATTATGGGATGGGATAGTATACGAATTACTCGGGGTATTGAGCGATTCCCCAGCGACTTCGAATTGTCATTAATGGACTACTATCCTGCAACGGATGAAAAACAATTAGTTAAAGCGGGTGATGCTTGTGAGGTATTGATTGGTGAGGATAAAGTCGTTACGGGCTATATCGATAGTTGGAATCCTGCCATTAATAAAACGCAGCATCAGATCCGCGTTTCAGGACGTGGAAAATGCCAAGATTTAGTCGACTGTAGCGCCAATTGGGAAAATAATGTTATTAGTCAATCCAATGCGTTACAGATAGCGAAGAAACTGGCCAGCTGGTATGACATTAACGTCATTAGCGATATTCCAGAGGGGCAATTTCAAAACATCCCTCAATTCACGCTTAATTGGGGGGAATCCTCACAACAAGTCATTGAGCGAACATGCCGTTGGTCTGCATTACTTTATTATGAACTCCCTGATGGGAGTTTATTTTTATCTCGAGCTGGAACTGAGGTTGCAGCAAGTGGTATTTCTCAAGGTTTAAATATTGAAGAGGCCAATTATTCAGATTCAATGAGTAATCGATACTCGGAATACGTTGGTGTTTCTTTATCAATATCCCCAATGAATGGTGACTATTCTTCCGTTGAGAATGCGAGAGCACAAGATCCTGAAGCTGATAAAATGCGGTACCGCAATTACATCACAATTGTTGAAAGTAACCTTATTACGGCAAGGCGAGAGCAGGAAGCGATTAACTGGGAAATGAACCGTCGCTATGGGCGCTCAAAAGAGTTACGCGTTGTGATTGATAGTTGGCGCGATGTTGATGATCAATTATGGCGACCCAATACGTTAATTCCTATCAATATCCCGATATTTGGCCTTGAAGATAAACAATGGTTATTGTCTGAAGTCGTCTTTATTCGGGGCAGTGATGGAACCAAGGCGATTCTAACGTTAATGCCCCCAGAAGCCTTTATTGTTGAGCCATACGAATTCTATCAAACGATTAGGATGTGATGATGAGCCAGATTTTAAGAGACATCAAAACGCGTATAGCAATGATGATTGGCTTCGGCAAAACCACATTGTCAGAAGATGGTGGTAATACTCAAAAAGTCCAATACCATAATAATATGGAAGTGAGAGACGGTACAATTCGTTACACCGATTTTGGTTTTTCTTCCTCTCTTCCTGCAGGGTCTGATGTTTTAATTGCTTACCTTAATGGTAATCGCTCAAATGCAATTATCTTTGCCAGTAACCATCCTTCATCAAGGCATCAAAACCTGAAATCAGGCGAAAGCGTGCTTTATAACCAATGGGGGCTGCATATTTTAATGACCGAAGAAGGCATTGTGATTGAGGCAAAAGATAAAGAGGTGACGGTAAACAATGCTAATAAAGTCACGGTGAATGCGTCAACTGAAGTATTTCTAAATACCCCAATATTAAAAGTGACGGGCGATATTATTGATAATTGCGAAGGTAATAAATCGACGTTAAAAGCGTTACGAGATAGCTATAACAAACATAATCATGATGTCAAAAATGTCCAATCAGGCGGTAGCAATATCACCAGCGAAGCTATCAAGGAGAAAGTCTAATGTCAGATATTTCAACGTGGTGGCAAGTTGATGAAAACCATGCGGATTGGCTAAAAGGCTCTGGGGATGTTCTATCAGGGGATGATTTACAGTCAGCCATTATTATCAGCTTGTTTACCGATGGATTAGCTCGTTCGGATGACAATATTGATGAGAACTATCGTCGTGGTTGGTGGGGGGATCTCGGTTCTGACTATAACATTGGTTCACGATTATGGTTGCTAAATAGACAAAAATTAACGGTGAGTGTTGCGAAACAAGCCGAAGACTACGCGCGAGAAGCGCTAAAGTGGTTAACGGATGATGGGGTTGTATCTTATATCGAAGTGGGTACTCAGATTATTTACCCCAATAGATTAAACATGATTATTCGTTATCATCGCCCCGGTGATGAGCGAGATTTACGGTTCTTTTGGGTCTGGGAGGCGTAGCAATGCCCTTTAAACGAAAAACACTCTCAGAATTACGAGAGCAAAATGAACAATTTTTACGATCTGAATTAAAAGAGTCTGGTGCATTACTGCGATTTTCGAATATGCGAATACTGGCAGATATGGATGCGGGTATGGCTCATATGCATTATGGGTACTTGGATTATATCGCGAAACAAACAACGCCGTTTACTGCAACTGGAGAGTGGCTAGCGGGTTGGGGAGCATTAAAACGTGTTTTCCGTAAAGCACCTCAGCGGGCTCAGAGTCAATCGGTTAAAGCGACAGGGTTATCAGGCTCAGTAATTCCGAAAGGTTGCAAACTTAATCGTGGTGACGGTTATCAATATGAAACAACACGTGAAGCGACAATCAATATTCAGGGTGAGGTGCTAGTTTCGATTATTGCCATTTTACCTGATATCAATAAAAACCCAGAAGGTGGAGGTTTATTAGGTAACAGCCCATCTGGAACCCAACTCACTTTAGATATCAGTATTGTTGGTGTTGCTTCTGAGTTTTTAGCTATTGATCCCATTGTCGGGGGAACAGATATTGAGCCTGAAGAAGCCTTCCGTAGCCGTATTTTAGAAGCCTATCAAAATCCTTCTCAAGGCGGCAACGCATCAGATTATATTGTTTGGGCTAAAGAAGTTCCGGGTATTACGCGCGCGTGGGTCAGGCGTCGGCTACTTGGAGCAGGCTCGATAGGCATCTATATTATGTGTGATGCTAATACTAATGATGGTTTTCCTATCGGAACTGATGGTCCAGCAACAAAAGAAGTGTATCAAATTCATGCAACAGGCGATCAACTTCGCGTTGCTGACTATCTTTATGATCTGCAATCAGTCACT of Providencia rettgeri contains these proteins:
- a CDS encoding Mu-like prophage DNA circulation protein; this translates as MALIKNALSSLLGEDSSWSWAEHLRQASFRGVPFGVMSGEGVFGRRVAVHEYPYRDQAWVEDLGRSTRRITIKGFLIQDSLVYDAPDVFTQRDNLIAACEERNTGTLIHPTLGELTVNITESGLRINENAENGRVFEFELVVIESGLKVFAITEAESTGLLTSKNWLKTATTTAAKYIASVKGEMRTITQTIETIKNTADFWVMMATKTVNEATNLSDSLGSIFGSDQYGRYQTGTLGGAVSGATGRKVMTDLSSDDNALIEKQLTAVTIDRENIESQLNLVLLAKDPEQFCQSIQDVILQIMEMASSIERRMLLLSQLSQFEYPNHQEDSQSIRITQLTVTYLSVVTAAAVATLSTQTLPSSSNEAANQQREVCAVIDNALTQVGDLAIDDVYQLVNEMRRSVVTQYVHKGSERGRLALYSLPSTLSALHIANRLYQDASRSDELVMEVEPRHPAFMPNQFKALKK
- a CDS encoding Mu-like prophage tail protein gpP, whose protein sequence is MSEKNVNEVSLLINGKRIMGWDSIRITRGIERFPSDFELSLMDYYPATDEKQLVKAGDACEVLIGEDKVVTGYIDSWNPAINKTQHQIRVSGRGKCQDLVDCSANWENNVISQSNALQIAKKLASWYDINVISDIPEGQFQNIPQFTLNWGESSQQVIERTCRWSALLYYELPDGSLFLSRAGTEVAASGISQGLNIEEANYSDSMSNRYSEYVGVSLSISPMNGDYSSVENARAQDPEADKMRYRNYITIVESNLITARREQEAINWEMNRRYGRSKELRVVIDSWRDVDDQLWRPNTLIPINIPIFGLEDKQWLLSEVVFIRGSDGTKAILTLMPPEAFIVEPYEFYQTIRM
- a CDS encoding Mu-like prophage protein gp45; its protein translation is MSQILRDIKTRIAMMIGFGKTTLSEDGGNTQKVQYHNNMEVRDGTIRYTDFGFSSSLPAGSDVLIAYLNGNRSNAIIFASNHPSSRHQNLKSGESVLYNQWGLHILMTEEGIVIEAKDKEVTVNNANKVTVNASTEVFLNTPILKVTGDIIDNCEGNKSTLKALRDSYNKHNHDVKNVQSGGSNITSEAIKEKV
- a CDS encoding Phage protein GP46, which produces MSDISTWWQVDENHADWLKGSGDVLSGDDLQSAIIISLFTDGLARSDDNIDENYRRGWWGDLGSDYNIGSRLWLLNRQKLTVSVAKQAEDYAREALKWLTDDGVVSYIEVGTQIIYPNRLNMIIRYHRPGDERDLRFFWVWEA
- a CDS encoding Uncharacterized homolog of phage Mu protein gp47; the encoded protein is MPFKRKTLSELREQNEQFLRSELKESGALLRFSNMRILADMDAGMAHMHYGYLDYIAKQTTPFTATGEWLAGWGALKRVFRKAPQRAQSQSVKATGLSGSVIPKGCKLNRGDGYQYETTREATINIQGEVLVSIIAILPDINKNPEGGGLLGNSPSGTQLTLDISIVGVASEFLAIDPIVGGTDIEPEEAFRSRILEAYQNPSQGGNASDYIVWAKEVPGITRAWVRRRLLGAGSIGIYIMCDANTNDGFPIGTDGPATKEVYQIHATGDQLRVADYLYDLQSVTALVWVCSPIAKKIDFVFSGLSHIDQETKRKLEGAIDGFFYENSNPSDVNIINPADIDRAIFAALGLVGYRLVSPSAEIILGIGEIPVRGEVTYQ